One segment of Macrotis lagotis isolate mMagLag1 chromosome 1, bilby.v1.9.chrom.fasta, whole genome shotgun sequence DNA contains the following:
- the CBLN1 gene encoding cerebellin-1 isoform X3: protein MMGALELLLLGAAWLAGPARGQNETEPIVLEGKCLVVCDSNPTSDPTGTALGISVRSGSAKVAFSAIRSTNHEPSEMSNRTMIIYFDQVLVNIGNNFDPERSTFISPRKGIYSFNFHVVKVYNRQTIQVSLMLNGWPVISAFAGDQDVTREAASNDTQMPR from the exons ATGATGGGCGCCCTGGAGCTGCTGCTGCTCGGCGCGGCGTGGTTGGCCGGCCCGGCTCGCGGGCAGAACGAGACGGAGCCCATCGTGCTGGAGGGCAAGTGCCTGGTGGTCTGCGATTCCAACCCCACGTCCGACCCCACGGGCACGGCGCTGGGCATCTCCGTGCGCTCTGGCAGCGCCAAGGTGGCTTTCTCCGCCATTCGGAGCACCAACCACGAGCCGTCAGAAATGAGCAACCGGACCATGATCATTTACTTTGACCAG GTACTAGTGAACATCGGGAATAACTTCGACCCGGAGCGAAGCACTTTCATCTCCCCACGGAAAGGGATTTACAGTTTTAACTTCCACGTGGTGAAAGTCTACAACAGACAGACCATCCAG GTAAGCCTGATGTTAAACGGGTGGCCGGTGATCTCAGCTTTCGCAGGCGACCAGGATGTGACCCGAGAGGCAGCTAGCAACG atacaCAGATGCCACGGTGA
- the CBLN1 gene encoding cerebellin-1 isoform X2: MMGALELLLLGAAWLAGPARGQNETEPIVLEGKCLVVCDSNPTSDPTGTALGISVRSGSAKVAFSAIRSTNHEPSEMSNRTMIIYFDQVLVNIGNNFDPERSTFISPRKGIYSFNFHVVKVYNRQTIQVSLMLNGWPVISAFAGDQDVTREAASNGVLIQMEKGDRAYLKLERGNLMGGWKYSTFSGFLVFPL, translated from the exons ATGATGGGCGCCCTGGAGCTGCTGCTGCTCGGCGCGGCGTGGTTGGCCGGCCCGGCTCGCGGGCAGAACGAGACGGAGCCCATCGTGCTGGAGGGCAAGTGCCTGGTGGTCTGCGATTCCAACCCCACGTCCGACCCCACGGGCACGGCGCTGGGCATCTCCGTGCGCTCTGGCAGCGCCAAGGTGGCTTTCTCCGCCATTCGGAGCACCAACCACGAGCCGTCAGAAATGAGCAACCGGACCATGATCATTTACTTTGACCAG GTACTAGTGAACATCGGGAATAACTTCGACCCGGAGCGAAGCACTTTCATCTCCCCACGGAAAGGGATTTACAGTTTTAACTTCCACGTGGTGAAAGTCTACAACAGACAGACCATCCAG GTAAGCCTGATGTTAAACGGGTGGCCGGTGATCTCAGCTTTCGCAGGCGACCAGGATGTGACCCGAGAGGCAGCTAGCAACGGTGTGCTAATACAAATGGAGAAGGGGGACCGGGCATACCTCAAATTGGAGCGAGGAAACTTGATGGGGGGCTGGAAATACTCGACATTCTCTGGATTTCTCGTATTCCCTCTCTAA
- the CBLN1 gene encoding cerebellin-1 isoform X1 has protein sequence MMGALELLLLGAAWLAGPARGQNETEPIVLEGKCLVVCDSNPTSDPTGTALGISVRSGSAKVAFSAIRSTNHEPSEMSNRTMIIYFDQVLVNIGNNFDPERSTFISPRKGIYSFNFHVVKVYNRQTIQVSLMLNGWPVISAFAGDQDVTREAASNGTNSSLELSRGSERENRKKGEGERKREKDVEKKRNRQVWRIF, from the exons ATGATGGGCGCCCTGGAGCTGCTGCTGCTCGGCGCGGCGTGGTTGGCCGGCCCGGCTCGCGGGCAGAACGAGACGGAGCCCATCGTGCTGGAGGGCAAGTGCCTGGTGGTCTGCGATTCCAACCCCACGTCCGACCCCACGGGCACGGCGCTGGGCATCTCCGTGCGCTCTGGCAGCGCCAAGGTGGCTTTCTCCGCCATTCGGAGCACCAACCACGAGCCGTCAGAAATGAGCAACCGGACCATGATCATTTACTTTGACCAG GTACTAGTGAACATCGGGAATAACTTCGACCCGGAGCGAAGCACTTTCATCTCCCCACGGAAAGGGATTTACAGTTTTAACTTCCACGTGGTGAAAGTCTACAACAGACAGACCATCCAG GTAAGCCTGATGTTAAACGGGTGGCCGGTGATCTCAGCTTTCGCAGGCGACCAGGATGTGACCCGAGAGGCAGCTAGCAACG GAACTAACTCATCGCTGGAGCTAAGCAGAGGGAGTGAGAGGGAGaacagaaagaaaggggagggagaaagaaagagggagaaagatgtagagaaaaaaagaaatcgaCAAGTGTGGAGAATTTTCTGA